In the Populus trichocarpa isolate Nisqually-1 chromosome 1, P.trichocarpa_v4.1, whole genome shotgun sequence genome, GAAAGATGGGGTTATAGCAGTACAGGGACTTATATTGGCACTGATAACGGCGCTTACAAAGCAACAAATTCTTTTGGTCTGAATGTTACCGGTGAAGGTTTTTACCAAACTGCTCGCCTTGCCCCTCAATCACTCAAGTACTATGGCCTGTGCATGCTGGCTGGCAGTTACAAAGTGCAGCTCCACTTTGCTGAAATTATGTATTCCAATAATCAGACTTTTAGCAGCCTTGGGAGGCGGATATTTGATATATCAATTCAAGTGagtaaaatgattttcaaattagCGCATTTActtaggatttttctttttatctatgattgtatttctaaataacCTCATGAGACCTACCATGTGTTATGGATCCTTTTCAAGTTTCCATAGAAAAGGGTGGTAACACTATTTAAAACCTGCAAAAGTCATGCTCGGAACTTCTTCCTGCAGGGGAAGGTAGTTGAGGCAAATTTCAATATTATGGAGGAAGCTGGAGGTGTTGGTATTGGCATCACTAAGGTATTTGATGGTATAATTGTTAATGGTAGCACACTGGAGATACACTTATACTGGTCAGGCAAAGGTACTACTGCTGTTCCTGAAAGGGGTGTCTATGGACCTCTCATATCTGCCATTACAGTGACTCCAAGTAAGTCTTGACGAAATCAAGAGGATTTTTTGTTTCCATCAACGgtctttgtatttaatttatttctctcATTGTAGACTTTAAGGTGGATAATGGTGGCGGATTATCAGTTGGAGCTATTATTGGCATTGTAGCTGCTCCATGTGTGCTTGCGGCATTGGTTTTGCTGGTCCTCCGGAAGAAAGGTTACTTGGGAGGGAAGGACCTTGAAGATAAAGGTAAGATTAATGGCACAAGAAGTATGTGTCTTATTTGATTGTGTGCATGCTGTAAACTTTTGATTATCCTTGTGATGCTGATTTTGAGACCCTGCTCATCACAGAACTCCGTGCTCTAGATCTCCAAACTGGTTATTTCAGCCTAAGGCAAATTAAACATGCGACCAATAATTTTGACCCTGCAAATAAGATAGGAGAAGGAGGATTTGGTCCAGTTTACAAGGTATTTATGAATTTCCAGTTTACTATTTAGTTAGGTTATGTGCTGACAAAGTGTTCTACTGTATGGCGCCTTCTTGTATAAAATCTATCACACATGCAAAAACCTGTGATAAAAGGGAAGgaatatcttttaaaacattCTGAAATCTCAGTCTATTTTATTTCAGGGTATGTTGTCAGATGGTTCTGTAATTGCTGTAAAGCAGTTATCGGCCAAATCGAAACAAGGAAATCGTGAATTTGTGAATGAGATAGGCATGATATCTGCCTTGCAGCATCCCCATCTCGTGAAGCTGTATGGTTGTTGCATTGAAGGAAATCAGTTGTTGTTAGTATATGAATACTTGGAAAACAATAGCCTTGCTCGGGCTCTTTTTGGTAAATGCTTGACCAACTCCTTGATGTATCAGCTTATATATAGTCTATACTCTATAGAATGAGAAAGAGATTAAATTGCTTTCCTGTTCCTCTGTCTCATCTCTATCAGGTCGTGATGAACACCAGATTAAACTGGACTggcaaacaagaaagaaaatattgttggGTATTGCAAAGGGATTAACTTATCTTCATGAAGAGTCAAGGCTGAAGATTGTACACAGAGACATAAAGGCAACTAATGTGCTGCTTGATAAGGATCTAAATGCCAAGATATCTGACTTTGGTTTAGCTAAACTTGACGAAGAAGAAAACACTCATATTAGCACGCGGATTGCTGGGACAATGTGAGTTCTTTCTCCCCCTTGTTCCTTCAATTTAATTTCCTTGGTTGTGGTAAagggataaataaatttttattttttttggtaatgatACTTTGAACAATATGGATATCAAAAGGAAATATTGTGAAACGCAGACATATTATTTGATGGCATCTCATAACAGCAGCACAAATGATTATCGCCTTGTATATGATTGATTATACAAGGAAAAGAACATATACATTTATTCCACAAGCTCATGGCCAATACTTACTCTTCTGGTTCTTTCTAATTTCTCTTCAGAGGTTATATGGCTCCAGAATATGCTATGAGGGGTTACTTGACAGATAAAGCAGATGTTTACAGCTTTGGGGTTGTTGTTTTAGAAATTGTCAGTGGGAAGAGCAACACGAATTACAGGCCGAAGGAGGAGTTTGTTTATCTCCTTGATTGGGTAACTTATATCATTTCCTTTCAGAATTCTGTCTACACAATTTACATATACACTGACCACCAATGAGCATGATTGTAGACTGATGGAAAATGCATGTTACTGATAATTGTAGGCCTATGTCCTGCAAGAGCAAGGAAACCTTCTAGAGCTTGTGGATCCAAGCCTTGGTTCAAACTACTCAAAAACAGAGGCATTGAGGATGCTTAACTTGGCTCTCTTGTGCACCAACCCATCTCCCACTTTGAGGCCATCAATGTCTTCTGCAGTGAAGATGCTTGAGGGTCAAATTCCAGTCCAAGCTCCGATAGTCAAGCGCAGTACCATGAACCAGGATGCAAGGTTCAAAGCCTTTGAGCTTCTCTCACATGATAGCCAAACACACGTCTCAAATGGATCTCAAAGCAGTCAGATACAGAATAGCATATCAATGGATGGACCGTGGATGGATTCTGAATTTTCTATCGAAAGTAAGGATGAGATCATAGATTCCTCATCGACCAAGCTTCTTAAGGATCTTTACGACGTCAACTTAGATTGATCAACGGAAATTGATGAAATagtccctccttttcttttggtctGGTAGTATTCTGAGTTTGCAAATAGGATTGCTGAGTAATCaagaaatacattttaaatGGTTTGTTCTGGTATATGTtgattcttttgttaaaatataaagaacatTGGAGAGCTTGGTCTTTCGAATTGGCATTGTCAGCAGTGTATGTCACCGTTTTTCCAAATCTGCAGATTGCTTTTTGTATAGAAGCACTTTTTCATGATCCTAAAGAGCATTTGAACAACAACTTGTCTTCCATTACATATTCAAAGGTAAATTCTTAGAGTCCTTGATGCTTATGTGTTCATACAAATTAGTGCTCCATGTTATAGAACTTATCTGTTTGATTTCtggaatttaattaattgatttcttcGTATCTTATATTTCTGAAGATTTAAATTTCGATCTCTCAACTAATAAATGCAACCAATTTTATAAACATATGGATTATTATTCTAGAATCATGCCCCTAAATTTGATAAGGTCTGGAGCAATGTTGGAGAGTGTGTCGCACTGAAACTTATCCCGACTCATAAATTCATTTCTGCAGTAAAAAATCCCACAGTACACAACAAAAGCCTCTTTTGTTATGTAACTCTTCTAAGTACCATGTTGCTTCTCCCTAGTGCGCACCCATTAGTCCAACTTCTCTCTTTGCAGATTAATTATTGCAATGGATGAATCAAAACTCCAAGAAAATGATCATGATGATGTTCCAACCCATGATAGGAATGAGTTTTTCGGATTTGAATACGTGGACTCACTGAGTCTTTGTGATGCACTGAAATGTTGCATGCAGAAATTTGCCATAAATGGAGCTGACGACAAGGTGTTCTTAGATCGAAAGTTCTCGAAACAAAATTCGTTTGGCAATGGGATTGGGCAATGTGTGTCGCCACGTGTTCTTCATCGGAGTTTTTCTAGCAAAAGAGGGAAGGATTGGGGCTCTGGTTCAAAGGGTTGTCATGTTTATGGAGAATGTGCTTTCGAACAGAAGAGAAGTAGAACTAGTGGTGCCTTGCAAGAGAAGGAAATGGTAGGGGATAAAATGGGCAGCGATGTGCTAGAATCAAGCAAAGATGGGTTTGGTGGCACTAATGAGTGGAACTAAGAGTATGTTAATGTGTCTGAAGTGGTTAATTCTCCTTCAGGAAACTACACTGAATTTCCTTTCaactttcttgctttctttgcAGTACTATTGATGAAATTCATGTGTTTTCAGTTCAAtcttttggttagttttttcaCATTTCCAACTTGGTTATCGTACTTTTCATTCATGTTCTTGATGTTTCCATTCTAAACACTAAGACACATCAGAGTATATTTTATGAAGAAGCTATTGAGATGGTGGGGTATTTCTCGTCGACAGAAAGCACAGCAATCGATGCGAAATATAGCAACTAGGTTTGGCTGTGAATTCTTCTGGTCAAGCTATTCCTTTATTATGCTTTTAGGATTGCTATCATCAGGATTTGTATTTGGGGGTATAGTAGTGATGAGAAACCTGGATGAGAAGACTGTTCGGACAACAGAAACCCTGAATTTCGATTTCACTAAGACCACTCCAGTTGCTTTATTGCCCCTAATGCCTTTCTCtgtgttgctacccaatttttcatctatattttttataatttttaagaaaaaactagaaatagcaaaaacaataatgaaaacgCATGAATTTCATCAATAGTACTGAGCACGTGCATGCTGAGCATGTGCTAGCATGTGGAGGTTGTAAGTGATATTTTTGCAGCGTATGACCCCTCCTCCGGTCTCTGAAAATACCTAACCACCATCTTAGACAAAGTGTCTCGATGCGACGCTTCTTCCTGATCGATACATTACATTGAAAGGGAGAGAGGAAGACGAAGATCACCATGAAAATATCGTACAAGTGTAAAAGGACAAAcaggaaaaatataaaattggcGCCATTGATAATGACACTCTACGTACTTAATAGTGCCATTACATGCATGCTTAAATACATTATTAAGTGttctaattgataaaattggGGCATTCTCATCCCCCAATCTCACCTTTCGAAGATtttcatgttaatttaaaatccTTAATAAAACAGTTGAATCCAATTTAAGTGTCCATTGAAATagtaatctttttatttattttaaaaataaattctcaaaatattttatataatttttagaaatagtCTTTTTCGACCTAAGGATAGAAAAACTATCCATAACCTTTTTATTCATTGGTGGATAAAATGAGTAAAATATATGAATTCTatcaaattcttcttattttgtttttcaattaccaactttattttgtaaaatatatgaCATTTCATCCATTATTCATAAGATCCTTTTATCCACATgggataaaatgaaaataatcatCTTAGGGGTAATTGATAAAGAATAAACTAAGAGTCAATAGAATCCATATATTTCATAGaggtaaattaaaatttatctttaatttgagggtggaaattttcaaaatctaatctCTCTCAGCTTCTTTGAGAGTATTTAAgaatgtggtagcggttgctttttaaagtgttttttattctaaaacatattaaaataatattttttttatttttgaaaaattttttttgacatcagcacatcaaaataatctgaaaacatcaaaaacatattaatttaaagcaaaaaataaaaaataatttttttaaattttttttttaaaaacactttccgaCCTAGTGTCAAACACtaccattcttcttcttttttttcctcctcctcctcctcctccttgaatttaaaacaatttttaaagacaaCCTAGGAACCATCCCAACCTGCTTTTTTTCCTCGATTTTGGTTAAGAGTTTGAGAACATCTCATTTCCTCAACCTAAGGGTGCTGAAGAGATCTattctatataatataaaatataagggttgattttattttaccctcttgaattatatgattttatcaatttctttttaaattttatctttatcaatTATCCTCTTGAGttggttaatttttgttttatcctaTATGAAACAAAAAGCCCTTATTGATAGAtcgataaaaaaacaagttttgaattaaaaattgatagTTATTATATGCTTCAAGGAGGTAAAATACaattaacctaaaatataaCCGTTGATCAGTGATGCTTTAATGGTTGTCATTGTTCACGTTGAATTTCTTTCCTTATCAACTTATGATGATCAAACCaatcattgattttcataattaataatgtaaaagcaagtgtatttgtttatttttatttatatattccaTGGAAATAAAATAACCATTGTACTTTACAACATCCTCGCGCGTGCGCGCgtgtatatataattaattatattccaCATAAAAATTAGTCAATCAATTACGTGGcaggtaattatttttaattaaaaaataaggtgtTCAGATAGAATATGACGACAAATAAGTAGAAAATATTGAATCTTTAATAGTCGTGTGGATCGGAAGGGATCCCATCATATTTATATTCGAACAACTGAAGTTTAGAATAATATTTGTAGCAAATGAATACACGTCAGCGTTTCACAATTCCTAGAACCTAAGAACACAGACTAATGAATCTACTAGCTCGGTATCTCTTAGATTAATaatcaggttcgagccctatgaTTGTTCATATGATgatcattggaggcttacatgattgttaacttcagggcccatgggattagtcgaggtgcgtgtaagctggcccggacacccacgttaaactaaaaaaataatctaggtGTATTACAATGCAATAGTTTTTGCTtcgaaaagtatttttaaaattgttaaaaagtctcatattaatattttttttagatatttttttaatggttttaatatgataatgttaaaaataagataaattaatcatcattttaatacatttttaattgaaaaggacTCTTTGTCACATTATCAAACATATCCTTTTATaacactttgttttattttcatccttgattttttttatttctcttttatagGATCAAATTAATGGCTAATTTAAgtaaatttattatgaaaaggTAACATTGAAAGAAAGAGAACCAAAGTGGAAAAAGCATAGAAAATCGAtggcattttttaaaaatagtgtaAAAAGTTCACTTTTGTCCTTCTACTTTCAAATtgatacattttttatataaaaattaatttatcttatttttaatcattggtTTGAGAAATGAGAGGGAAAGAGAGGGAAACTTGACATATTTTGTTTGAAGAGAGAGAGTCTCGATTGAGATCAATGTTGACCACGAAAAATATCAATATTGGTGTCAATGTCAATGGCTTTCATTTGATGGAGAAGTTTTATTGAGGTGTTTTTCCCTCAATATTGATTGAAAAGGGAGATCAAGCTTGATATAAACAAACTTCATTTTCATGATgtgttcataaaaataaaaattatttgttcttgGTATAAAAAAGTAACCTTATGGtgtaaattaaagggaaaagtGGGGTTAAATATCATACTTTCTATCTTTTACTTTTATGGTAatgattatcttttttattttagcatttgATTAGCATTAGTAGTTCTTTCTCAATTTATTGGTTCATCTAGCGTAAACAATATCTTTacatttcttaattaaaaaaatcataatataatgAAACGTACCATCAACATTATGCATTTTtctatcatgttaaaaaattaacttgagattCTACAGGTGGCATTGTGTTAAcaactcttttttgtttttattaacgcatatgattctcgttttattttattatatgtaaaaatcgactttgcaaaagaaaattttatccAGCCTGTAGCGAAACACAAATCAAATAACtagtatatataataaatggGTGATTCATTATTCATCCATGCATAAACTACTGTGGATTTTCCTATTCATTTgaataatgcatttttttattttagttctcgAACTTCtagttattgaaatttaatcctTTATAGTTACAATATCATGGTTTCTTTTATATATGGTTCTTTCCGTTTGTGTTACATCTAATGTAGTGTCTTTAGTGACTTTTGGGAGATGTTTGAAGATAGATTCGGttttgattttacaaaattataatttaattttaatgttttagagatttatgttttgatatcaaacttctTCATAGTCTGTACTTTTTAGTTTCTAGATGTTGAGAGATGAAAAAGaaagtcattgaaaaaaattaaggagagagaaaatagttAGATATCAACATTTGGCCATTAAAAAggcaaatatttattttaatggattCATCTTTCCAAGAGAAGTTTAAtgaatatggtttttttttatgaagatgtatgaaaaaaaaaggtcgaggttttttttttttttttgaaaaactaacaTTAACATCCTTATAATTTGGTCTATATTGCGATTACACACTacaatttagaaaattatattctatatcttgaattttatatgCACGCTAAAACTTAACTTCCTTGCAaagaagttaataaaaaattatatgattatttacaagattaccgtcaaaataatattacaattttgataaaaaatagaaaagaataaaCCAAGGTATTCCATCAACCACTTTGTCGACTATACaaaatcaacctcaattccaTATAATTTTCATCAACACAAATACCAAAATGAAAACTAATAAAGGAACAAAATGCATTTAAGCAATATACGTTGGCCAAGGCTTCCCAAGCTTTCCCTTCCTATTGGCTCCTCGTATGAACCATCCTCCCTTTCA is a window encoding:
- the LOC18095433 gene encoding probable LRR receptor-like serine/threonine-protein kinase At1g53440 isoform X2, with the translated sequence MALWPSLLSKTFSVLVFGFVVLNCIAVDKFGSHAQVVTPLLPLDEVQILQNISNKLNISNWATINRTSCDSAQWKINGNEIESNVTCNCTFENGSVCHVTRIRVKRFNLNGVLPEELGDLPHLLEIDLTRNYISGTIPPRLAQLPKLQILSLIVNRLTGPIPPEIGNITTLEELVLEDNLLGGPLPPDLGNLTSLRRLLLSANNFTGTIPDTFGNLKNLNDFRIDGSELSGKIPDLIGNWTNITTLDLHGTSMEGPIPSAISLLKKLTILRISDLKGSNSTFPDLKDMTKMEKLILRNCSLTGSIQEYLGNMADLDTLDLSFNKLTGQIPGPLESLKKNIKFMFLNNNLLTGEVPAWILGSTKDLDLSYNNFNGSAEQSCQQLPVNLVASHVSTGSNKISWCLNKDLVCTRKPQYHSLFINCGGSSETVDDNEYEDDTTPGGAADFASISERWGYSSTGTYIGTDNGAYKATNSFGLNVTGEGFYQTARLAPQSLKYYGLCMLAGSYKVQLHFAEIMYSNNQTFSSLGRRIFDISIQGKVVEANFNIMEEAGGVGIGITKVFDGIIVNGSTLEIHLYWSGKGTTAVPERGVYGPLISAITVTPNFKVDNGGGLSVGAIIGIVAAPCVLAALVLLVLRKKGYLGGKDLEDKELRALDLQTGYFSLRQIKHATNNFDPANKIGEGGFGPVYKGMLSDGSVIAVKQLSAKSKQGNREFVNEIGMISALQHPHLVKLYGCCIEGNQLLLVYEYLENNSLARALFGRDEHQIKLDWQTRKKILLGIAKGLTYLHEESRLKIVHRDIKATNVLLDKDLNAKISDFGLAKLDEEENTHISTRIAGTIGYMAPEYAMRGYLTDKADVYSFGVVVLEIVSGKSNTNYRPKEEFVYLLDWAYVLQEQGNLLELVDPSLGSNYSKTEALRMLNLALLCTNPSPTLRPSMSSAVKMLEGQIPVQAPIVKRSTMNQDARFKAFELLSHDSQTHVSNGSQSSQIQNSISMDGPWMDSEFSIESKDEIIDSSSTKLLKDLYDVNLD
- the LOC112326682 gene encoding uncharacterized protein LOC112326682 encodes the protein MLILLLKYKEHWRAWSFELALSAVYVTVFPNLQIAFCIEALFHDPKEHLNNNLSSITYSKKFAINGADDKVFLDRKFSKQNSFGNGIGQCVSPRVLHRSFSSKRGKDWGSGSKGCHVYGECAFEQKRSRTSGALQEKEMVGDKMGSDVLESSKDGFGGTNEWN
- the LOC18095433 gene encoding probable LRR receptor-like serine/threonine-protein kinase At1g53440 isoform X1 — translated: MALWPSLLSKTFSVLVFGFVVLNCIAVDKFGSHAQVVTPLLPLDEVPELYVTVQILQNISNKLNISNWATINRTSCDSAQWKINGNEIESNVTCNCTFENGSVCHVTRIRVKRFNLNGVLPEELGDLPHLLEIDLTRNYISGTIPPRLAQLPKLQILSLIVNRLTGPIPPEIGNITTLEELVLEDNLLGGPLPPDLGNLTSLRRLLLSANNFTGTIPDTFGNLKNLNDFRIDGSELSGKIPDLIGNWTNITTLDLHGTSMEGPIPSAISLLKKLTILRISDLKGSNSTFPDLKDMTKMEKLILRNCSLTGSIQEYLGNMADLDTLDLSFNKLTGQIPGPLESLKKNIKFMFLNNNLLTGEVPAWILGSTKDLDLSYNNFNGSAEQSCQQLPVNLVASHVSTGSNKISWCLNKDLVCTRKPQYHSLFINCGGSSETVDDNEYEDDTTPGGAADFASISERWGYSSTGTYIGTDNGAYKATNSFGLNVTGEGFYQTARLAPQSLKYYGLCMLAGSYKVQLHFAEIMYSNNQTFSSLGRRIFDISIQGKVVEANFNIMEEAGGVGIGITKVFDGIIVNGSTLEIHLYWSGKGTTAVPERGVYGPLISAITVTPNFKVDNGGGLSVGAIIGIVAAPCVLAALVLLVLRKKGYLGGKDLEDKELRALDLQTGYFSLRQIKHATNNFDPANKIGEGGFGPVYKGMLSDGSVIAVKQLSAKSKQGNREFVNEIGMISALQHPHLVKLYGCCIEGNQLLLVYEYLENNSLARALFGRDEHQIKLDWQTRKKILLGIAKGLTYLHEESRLKIVHRDIKATNVLLDKDLNAKISDFGLAKLDEEENTHISTRIAGTIGYMAPEYAMRGYLTDKADVYSFGVVVLEIVSGKSNTNYRPKEEFVYLLDWAYVLQEQGNLLELVDPSLGSNYSKTEALRMLNLALLCTNPSPTLRPSMSSAVKMLEGQIPVQAPIVKRSTMNQDARFKAFELLSHDSQTHVSNGSQSSQIQNSISMDGPWMDSEFSIESKDEIIDSSSTKLLKDLYDVNLD